The following is a genomic window from Candidatus Zixiibacteriota bacterium.
ATCGGCATATTGAAGGCGTTTGAGGAAAAAGGCATTGCCGTGAGGGCCATCACCGGAACGTCGATGGGCGGCATAATCGGCGGCTTGTATGCGGCGGGCTACACCCCCGACCAACTGGATTCGATAGCCACACAGATAAACTTCAATGAGTTGTTTTCGAACGCGCCCGCGCGCAGGTCCATGCTCGTAACGCGGCGACAGGAACACGACCGACATCTGCTGTCGGTACGATTCGACGGTCTCCGTCCGGTGATTCCCCAGGCTCTTACGGCCGGTCAAAAGCTGACGGAGTTGATGACGAACCTTACCACACGCGCCAATTATCAGTCTGGCGCCAATTTCTCCCGTCTTCCCATACCCTTCAAGACCATAAGCACCGATATTGTGTCTGGTCGGGAGGTGGTCCTTGACACCGGGTCGATAGCCGACGCCCTTCGCGCCACCATGGCTTTTCCTCTGGCGTTTACGGGACTGGAGAAAGAGAACCAGGTGCTCATGGATGGCGGCATGGTCACACCGATTCCCGTTGAGCTTGTTCGCGGCATGAGTAATCCGGCGGGGCTGGTGATTGCCATAAACACCGCCAGCAAGCTGCTGCCCAAAGAGGAGCTCGTTACGCCCGTTGATATCGCCAACCAGGTGACATCGATTATGACCGCCGATCAGTTAAAAGCCGAGCTTGCAAAAGCCGATTATGTGATCGAACCGCCTATCGATGATTTCGCTTCCAGTGATTTTGAATACAAAGACAGCATCATCGCTCTCGGGTACCGCTGCGGACTCGAGCAAGCCGACAGTATCATCGCCATAATCGAGCGAGGCCGCGAGACGATAACTTACGATATAGAAGTTGTCGAAGTGGTTGACCTGCCGCAGGGCGTAAGTGAAGCCATCCGGGAGAGTCTTCTGGGGCGCGTTATCACCCGCGGCGAATTGACCAAACAACTCAGGCGGATGGTGTCGGAATTCAATCTCTTTCGCCTTCAGGCGGATATCGAACCAGTTCAGCAGCCGACGAACGGTAGTGTCGGCGCGGCCCTTGTGATAATGGCCTATGAGAACCTCACCATTCCCGAGACGGAAATAAGTTTTGCCGGCAATAGCATTTTCGATGAGCAGAGGCTGATTCGCGAACTGCTGGCTCCCGATTCAGTAATCACCCCGCGCAGTGTGAGGCAGGGTCTGGAGAGAATTCTCGCGCTATATCACGACGAGGGATATGACCTGGCCAATATTCGAAGTGTCGCAATTGACAAGGACAATCGCCGCATAGGTATTACTATCGACGAAGCCGTCATACGGAGAATCGATGTTGAGCACAACAAGCGCACCCGCGATTGGTACATAAGGTCATACTTTACCCTCAAAATCGGAGAACCTTACTCGACCTCGCGCGCCAGCACCGGTATTACCAATATTTACGGAACTGACCTGTTCGATCGAGTGACGGTCGGAGTACTGCCGTCACCCGAAGGCGCCGTTGTAAAAATCGGCGTGGATGAGAGGAAAAACAGTCAGCTTCGACTCGGCTGGCACTGGGATGACGAGTATGAATCGGAGGAGTTCGCGGAGTTTCTCGACGACAATATCGGGGGCATCGGCCTGCAATATCTTCTTCACGCCCGTTATTCCCCGAGACGGCAGGAGTATCTCGGGACTTTCAAGGCTGACCGTATAGTGAGCACGTACCTAACATCGAGGCTCAACCTGTTTCACCGCTATATCGACCGTCGGGTTTATGTTGGCGATGAGCAGGTGGGGACCCGTGAGGAGCGAAAGACAGGCTTCGAACTTACCGTTGGACAGCAGATCGCCCGGCTTGGTACGGTTTCGGCCGGTCTGACTATGGAGCGAGTCGAGTACGAAAACAGCAATACCGGCACCGGCAGAGTGTTTGACCTGAGAGTAGTGACTTTTGAATCGATGGTAGAGAATTTTGACCGGCTGCCGTTTCCGAGCACCGGCAACAGATACCTGTTTCAGCTTCAGTTGGCGGGTAAATACCTTGGCGGTGAGGAAGAGTTCACCCGGTTTTACTCTTCGCTCGAGATTTTTTTGCCCTTAGGAAAGTTCCTCAATTATCACCCGAGTTTCCAGCTCGGGGTGTCGCGGTCGGGTTTGCCGCCATCGGAACAGTTCTTTCTGGGGGGTATGCATTCTTTCGCCGGCTTCAGGACACACCAACTCGCCGG
Proteins encoded in this region:
- a CDS encoding patatin-like phospholipase family protein is translated as MKTKSAFLLIILLATTCLAAVDDAIVVGGIDDLGPYRGDSDYPVSLALSGGGARGFSVIGILKAFEEKGIAVRAITGTSMGGIIGGLYAAGYTPDQLDSIATQINFNELFSNAPARRSMLVTRRQEHDRHLLSVRFDGLRPVIPQALTAGQKLTELMTNLTTRANYQSGANFSRLPIPFKTISTDIVSGREVVLDTGSIADALRATMAFPLAFTGLEKENQVLMDGGMVTPIPVELVRGMSNPAGLVIAINTASKLLPKEELVTPVDIANQVTSIMTADQLKAELAKADYVIEPPIDDFASSDFEYKDSIIALGYRCGLEQADSIIAIIERGRETITYDIEVVEVVDLPQGVSEAIRESLLGRVITRGELTKQLRRMVSEFNLFRLQADIEPVQQPTNGSVGAALVIMAYENLTIPETEISFAGNSIFDEQRLIRELLAPDSVITPRSVRQGLERILALYHDEGYDLANIRSVAIDKDNRRIGITIDEAVIRRIDVEHNKRTRDWYIRSYFTLKIGEPYSTSRASTGITNIYGTDLFDRVTVGVLPSPEGAVVKIGVDERKNSQLRLGWHWDDEYESEEFAEFLDDNIGGIGLQYLLHARYSPRRQEYLGTFKADRIVSTYLTSRLNLFHRYIDRRVYVGDEQVGTREERKTGFELTVGQQIARLGTVSAGLTMERVEYENSNTGTGRVFDLRVVTFESMVENFDRLPFPSTGNRYLFQLQLAGKYLGGEEEFTRFYSSLEIFLPLGKFLNYHPSFQLGVSRSGLPPSEQFFLGGMHSFAGFRTHQLAGDKMFIFSNEIRVKLPLRLYLTGRHDLGEVYVSSDEIKLRNLRNGVGVCLAFDSPLGPFEFGYGIADSDFDRFYVNIGFAF